One segment of Chionomys nivalis chromosome 3, mChiNiv1.1, whole genome shotgun sequence DNA contains the following:
- the Cmklr1 gene encoding chemerin-like receptor 1 has translation MEYDAYNDSSSYNYDYTDIFDPIVDLEEANPLEAKVARVFLVVIYSVVCFLGILGNGLVIAIATFKMKKTVNTVWFVNLAVADFLFNIFLPIHITYAAMDYHWVFGKAVCKISSFLLSHNMYTSVFLLTVISFDRCISVLLPVWSQNHRSVRLAYMTCVAVWVLSFFLSSPSLVFRDINNTHGKITCFNNFSLSAPASLPHSTNSRVDHVGFSRHVVVTITRFLCGFLIPVFIITACYLTIVFKLQRNRLAKNKKPFKIIITIIVTFFVCWCPYHTLYLLELHHTAVPASVFSLGLPLATAIAIANSCMNPILYVFMGHDFKKFKVALFSRLVNALSEDTGPSSYPSHRSFTKMSSLNEKPSVNEKETSAL, from the coding sequence ATGGAGTACGATGCTTACAACGATTCCAGCAGTTACAATTATGATTACACAGACATCTTCGACCCCATTGTGGATTTGGAGGAGGCGAATCCACTAGAGGCCAAGGTGGCCCGTGTCTTCCTGGTGGTGATCTACAGCGTGGTATGCTTCCTTGGGATCCTAGGCAATGGCCTGGTGATTGCCATTGCCACATTCAAGATGAAGAAGACAGTGAACACTGTGTGGTTCGTCAACCTGGCCGTGGCTGATTTCCTGTTCAACATCTTCCTGCCCATCCACATCACCTACGCCGCTATGGACTACCACTGGGTGTTTGGGAAGGCCGTGTGCAAGATCAGCAGCTTTTTGCTCAGCCACAACATGTACACCAGCGTCTTCCTGCTCACGGTTATCAGCTTTGACCGCTGCATCTCTGTACTGCTTCCTGTCTGGTCCCAGAACCACCGCAGTGTCCGACTGGCCTACATGACCTGTGTGGCCGTCTGggttctgtctttctttttgagTTCCCCATCTCTTGTCTTCCGGGACATAAACAATACGCATGGGAAAATAACCTGCTTCAACAACTTCAGTTTGTCTGCCCCTGCGTCTTTGCCACACTCCACTAACTCCCGGGTGGATCATGTAGGGTTCAGCAGACACGTGGTGGTCACCATCACCCGCTTCCTGTGTGGCTTCCTGATCCCCGTCTTTATCATCACCGCCTGTTATCTCACCATCGTTTTCAAGCTGCAGCGCAATCGCCTGGCCAAGAACAAGAAGCCCTTCAagatcatcatcaccatcatcgtcaCCTTCTTCGTCTGTTGGTGCCCCTACCACACACTCTACCTGCTCGAGCTCCACCACACTGCTGTACCCGCCTCTGTCTTCAGCCTGGGACTGCCTCTGGCCACTGCCATTGCCATTGCCAACAGCTGCATGAACCCCATTCTCTATGTCTTCATGGGCCACGATTTCAAGAAATTCAAGGTGGCTCTTTTCTCCCGCTTGGTCAATGCCCTGAGTGAAGACACAGGACCCTCCTCCTACCCCAGTCACAGGAGCTTCACCAAGATGTCCTCATTGAATGAGAAGCCTTCAGTGAATGAGAAGGAGACCAGCGCACTTTGA